In the genome of Enterococcus hirae ATCC 9790, one region contains:
- the comGD gene encoding competence type IV pilus minor pilin ComGD encodes MPITANKPICLTGYTLIETLFVLTITLGLFLFPSLSVSAWQKQMTIEQFFAQFESRIYATQKIAIVSQQATRIFYDQSKNQIVFDVPNPNLGWSTLEVPDEITVQQMEKLIFASGTGNESSLQAYRFYWTNKRQTIVYQFQLGSGRYIKKIE; translated from the coding sequence ATGCCTATAACCGCAAATAAACCAATTTGCCTTACTGGTTATACTTTGATTGAAACCTTATTTGTTTTGACGATCACTTTAGGATTATTTCTATTCCCTTCACTTTCAGTCTCAGCTTGGCAAAAGCAGATGACAATAGAGCAATTTTTTGCACAATTTGAAAGTCGGATATATGCCACGCAGAAAATAGCCATTGTCAGCCAACAAGCTACAAGAATCTTTTACGATCAATCAAAGAATCAAATTGTTTTTGACGTACCTAATCCAAATCTCGGTTGGTCAACTTTAGAGGTGCCAGATGAAATTACTGTCCAACAGATGGAAAAGCTCATATTCGCTTCGGGAACCGGCAATGAAAGTTCATTGCAAGCCTATCGGTTCTATTGGACAAATAAAAGACAAACAATCGTTTATCAATTTCAGCTAGGGAGTGGCCGATATATTAAAAAAATCGAATAG
- the comGF gene encoding competence type IV pilus minor pilin ComGF gives MRLPKYQNKAAFTLIECLISLAILSAVLLSISLLITQTTKVEQYLQQKDQKEWLIFLAQFEEEIKKGKNVVIKDNRIYYEMEKKTYLFEQYHALIRKREVSGGHQPVLTQVKHWEVRDSTAAITFLIEFINGEKYEGIWTKPLS, from the coding sequence TTGAGATTACCAAAATACCAGAATAAAGCTGCCTTTACACTGATTGAATGTTTGATTTCGCTTGCCATTTTAAGTGCTGTTTTACTTTCAATCAGTCTTTTAATCACGCAAACAACGAAAGTGGAACAATATTTACAACAAAAGGATCAAAAAGAGTGGCTGATTTTTTTAGCTCAGTTTGAAGAAGAAATAAAAAAAGGAAAAAATGTCGTCATTAAAGATAACCGTATTTATTATGAGATGGAAAAGAAAACCTATTTATTTGAACAATATCATGCGTTGATACGTAAACGAGAAGTATCAGGGGGACACCAACCTGTGTTAACACAAGTCAAGCATTGGGAAGTGAGAGATTCTACTGCAGCTATCACATTTTTAATCGAATTTATAAACGGAGAGAAGTATGAGGGGATTTGGACCAAGCCACTATCATAA
- the comGG gene encoding competence type IV pilus minor pilin ComGG encodes MRGFGPSHYHKKHNKGFSSNILFSTLLLFLVCSSLLSIIVQTYRSTVDLSQRIKNYYVAKIIKQMVLSESNELKEQGMYQYNLGKAHYKRKANQLTIEIQIESQHFQFIEMLNSDTESNTESE; translated from the coding sequence ATGAGGGGATTTGGACCAAGCCACTATCATAAAAAGCATAACAAGGGGTTCAGTAGTAATATCTTATTCTCAACCTTACTATTGTTTTTAGTTTGTAGTTCATTATTGTCGATCATTGTACAAACTTATCGCTCGACAGTAGATTTGAGCCAACGCATCAAAAATTATTATGTAGCAAAAATAATCAAACAAATGGTTTTATCTGAAAGTAACGAGTTGAAAGAACAGGGAATGTATCAATATAATTTAGGAAAGGCTCATTACAAAAGAAAAGCGAATCAGCTAACGATCGAAATTCAGATCGAATCTCAGCATTTTCAGTTCATAGAAATGCTTAACAGTGATACAGAAAGTAACACAGAAAGTGAGTGA
- a CDS encoding class I SAM-dependent methyltransferase: MLPEKMEQGFEQNLKAIQLLQNALGTSFLEAYVENAENLIDNYQVRVVDGVPSEEIKQQISALYKELSQLSFEPEEWRRLSQLLLLKGSQTEHLQANHQLTPDSIGFLFVFLIEQLFTNKEEPIKILDIAAGMGNLLLTVLLNLSSAGYQAEGMGVDIDDTLLAVAASTSDLTQANVQYFHQDGLQELLIDPVDVAISDLPIGYYPNDQKAKEFLTSTTQGHSYAHHLLLEQAMKYVKPDGFGLFLMPSNFLETEQSEEVKRWFKEEGYLQGMIQLPDELFRNKQSQKSILILQKKGTKAKQAQEVLLVKLDSLKKPEKVTEFFKEFETWKSSSL, translated from the coding sequence ATGTTACCAGAAAAAATGGAACAGGGGTTTGAACAAAACCTAAAAGCGATTCAGCTTTTACAAAATGCATTGGGAACTTCCTTTTTAGAAGCCTATGTCGAAAATGCTGAAAACTTAATCGACAACTATCAAGTACGAGTGGTAGATGGAGTACCGTCTGAAGAAATCAAGCAACAGATTTCTGCTTTGTATAAAGAACTCAGTCAACTTTCCTTTGAACCAGAAGAGTGGCGCCGTCTGTCACAACTACTGTTACTAAAGGGGAGTCAGACAGAACATCTTCAAGCGAACCATCAACTTACTCCAGATAGTATTGGTTTTTTATTTGTCTTTTTAATTGAACAGCTATTCACAAATAAAGAAGAGCCAATCAAGATTTTGGACATTGCAGCAGGAATGGGCAACTTGTTATTAACAGTTCTTTTAAACCTATCAAGTGCGGGATACCAAGCGGAAGGGATGGGTGTAGATATTGACGATACGTTATTAGCGGTTGCTGCTTCAACAAGTGATCTGACTCAGGCGAATGTTCAATATTTTCACCAAGATGGCTTACAAGAATTACTGATTGATCCAGTGGATGTAGCTATCAGCGATTTACCGATTGGTTATTATCCGAATGATCAAAAAGCAAAAGAGTTTTTAACAAGCACCACACAAGGGCATAGTTATGCCCATCATCTGCTATTAGAACAGGCAATGAAGTATGTCAAACCAGATGGATTCGGTCTGTTTTTGATGCCAAGTAACTTCTTAGAAACAGAACAAAGTGAAGAAGTCAAAAGATGGTTTAAAGAAGAAGGATATCTTCAAGGAATGATCCAATTACCAGATGAATTATTCCGTAACAAGCAATCACAAAAAAGTATTTTGATCTTGCAGAAAAAAGGAACAAAGGCAAAACAAGCACAAGAAGTATTACTTGTAAAACTTGATTCACTAAAGAAACCAGAGAAGGTGACTGAATTTTTTAAAGAATTTGAAACATGGAAATCGTCTTCTCTTTAA
- a CDS encoding acetate/propionate family kinase gives MSKTIAINAGSSSLKWQLYQMPEETVIAKGIVERIGLEDSIFTIKYGEDQKFEKIMDIDDHEVAVKMLLDQLIALQILSSYDEITGVGHRVVHGGETYADSVIVDEAVMDRIEELAEFAPLHNPANLMGIKAFKKILPDIQSVAVFDTSFHATMPKSSYLYSLPVSYYEDFKVRKYGFHGTSHRYVAERAAKMLEKPIEELKLITCHLGNGVSITAVDGGKSVDTSMGFTPLAGVTMGTRSGDIDPAVLPYLMEKLEIDIDEMVNILNKKSGLLGLTGLSSDMRDLEKNYEQEHIHLAYDIFVDRIRKYIGGYVTTMNGVDAIVFTAGIGENDGHVRSEIIKGMTWFGCEIDPEMNKKRGEELDISTKDSKVKVLVIPTDEELMIARDVERLRK, from the coding sequence ATGTCTAAAACAATTGCTATCAACGCTGGAAGTTCAAGTTTAAAATGGCAGCTATATCAAATGCCAGAAGAAACCGTAATTGCTAAAGGAATTGTCGAAAGAATCGGTTTAGAAGATTCAATTTTTACGATCAAATATGGTGAAGATCAAAAATTCGAGAAAATCATGGACATCGATGACCATGAAGTAGCAGTAAAAATGTTGTTAGATCAACTGATTGCATTACAAATCTTAAGTTCTTACGATGAAATCACTGGGGTAGGACATCGTGTGGTTCATGGTGGAGAAACTTATGCTGATTCTGTAATCGTGGATGAAGCTGTGATGGATCGCATTGAAGAATTGGCAGAGTTTGCACCATTGCATAACCCTGCTAATCTAATGGGTATCAAAGCATTTAAAAAAATCTTACCTGATATCCAAAGTGTGGCTGTGTTTGACACGTCATTCCACGCAACAATGCCAAAAAGCAGTTATTTGTATAGCTTACCTGTTTCTTACTATGAAGATTTCAAAGTAAGAAAATATGGCTTCCATGGTACAAGTCATCGCTATGTAGCAGAACGTGCGGCTAAGATGTTAGAGAAACCAATCGAAGAGTTGAAATTGATCACTTGTCACTTAGGGAATGGTGTTTCAATTACGGCAGTAGATGGTGGAAAATCAGTTGATACTTCGATGGGATTCACACCACTGGCAGGTGTAACAATGGGAACACGCTCAGGGGACATTGATCCAGCTGTTTTACCTTATCTAATGGAAAAATTAGAGATTGATATTGATGAAATGGTCAACATTTTAAACAAAAAATCAGGTTTGTTAGGTCTAACAGGTTTATCAAGTGACATGCGTGATCTTGAGAAAAACTATGAACAAGAACATATCCATTTGGCATATGACATCTTTGTAGACCGTATCCGTAAATATATTGGTGGATATGTGACAACGATGAACGGCGTTGACGCAATTGTTTTCACTGCTGGAATTGGCGAAAATGATGGGCACGTCCGTAGTGAAATCATTAAAGGGATGACATGGTTTGGTTGTGAAATTGATCCTGAAATGAATAAAAAACGTGGGGAAGAATTAGATATCTCCACAAAAGATTCAAAAGTCAAAGTACTTGTCATTCCAACTGATGAAGAATTAATGATCGCTCGTGACGTGGAACGTTTACGTAAATAA
- a CDS encoding immunoglobulin-like domain-containing protein, producing the protein MRKTNRLTITIMSVLILANSSITASPFVYAEQNEVSGKKTMKSEISQANISGEHSDVKQTNIPNDQNVKKATEAVKLLFDEIGAKTSNTQAKINEVKLQVMELTESVQKTKLFEKIVQAQEMYDSKQTKMTNSKEKNGQKEFDEKTPSCTIDPYIYGNVYMTGAYEGEINQFKLIVGDKEYTPGFTLLPNNQFKLYIGKKIPPSIFSVTVKIFDKKGKETSSQNVSVQAPKLTINNYTLGENYVKGEFIGDVAKFKLRVGTTGSTKEYTPGFRRLANNQFEVYAKDKILRGSKRVVLVALNSEGDLLKSGLVRVQSPYLDINDYKLGNEYITGTYAGAVKKFKLVVDGKEYFPGFKLLKDNQFEVYAKNKVSALTKSITLISLDEQEKEIVSKQVVFIDSTNKD; encoded by the coding sequence TTGAGAAAAACAAATCGATTAACGATAACGATTATGAGTGTACTAATATTAGCTAATTCATCTATAACTGCCAGTCCATTTGTATACGCAGAACAAAATGAAGTCTCAGGAAAGAAAACAATGAAAAGTGAAATCAGCCAGGCAAATATTTCAGGTGAACATTCAGATGTGAAACAAACGAACATTCCTAATGATCAAAACGTTAAGAAAGCGACTGAGGCAGTGAAACTTCTGTTTGATGAAATAGGAGCAAAAACAAGTAATACCCAAGCAAAAATTAATGAAGTAAAGCTACAAGTAATGGAATTAACAGAAAGTGTACAAAAAACAAAATTATTTGAAAAAATTGTTCAAGCGCAAGAAATGTATGATTCAAAACAGACTAAAATGACAAATTCTAAAGAAAAAAATGGACAAAAAGAATTTGACGAAAAAACTCCTTCCTGTACAATCGACCCCTATATTTATGGGAACGTATACATGACTGGTGCTTATGAAGGGGAAATCAATCAATTTAAATTGATTGTTGGCGATAAAGAATATACCCCAGGTTTTACTTTGTTACCAAATAATCAGTTCAAACTTTATATTGGAAAGAAAATTCCGCCTTCAATTTTTTCAGTCACAGTAAAAATCTTTGATAAAAAAGGAAAAGAGACAAGTTCTCAAAACGTTTCAGTTCAAGCACCGAAACTCACCATTAACAATTACACATTAGGAGAAAACTATGTCAAAGGTGAGTTTATTGGTGATGTTGCTAAATTTAAATTGAGGGTGGGGACCACAGGAAGCACGAAAGAATACACTCCAGGTTTTAGACGATTAGCGAATAATCAATTTGAAGTCTATGCGAAAGATAAAATATTACGTGGAAGTAAAAGAGTCGTTTTGGTTGCTCTGAATTCAGAAGGAGATTTGTTAAAATCTGGTTTAGTTAGAGTCCAATCTCCCTACTTAGATATAAATGACTATAAATTAGGAAATGAATATATTACAGGTACCTATGCTGGGGCAGTAAAGAAATTTAAGTTAGTAGTGGATGGAAAAGAGTATTTTCCAGGATTTAAATTGTTAAAGGATAATCAATTTGAAGTCTACGCGAAAAACAAGGTATCGGCGCTAACTAAATCTATTACTTTGATTAGTTTAGATGAACAAGAAAAAGAAATCGTTAGTAAGCAAGTGGTTTTCATTGATTCAACGAATAAAGACTGA
- a CDS encoding toxin Cry1Ac domain D-VI-related protein: MKKGNLKKNLVSFSTTSALVLSSLSGVVTPMVHADQNGAGEGITITTSEKNEKKEEANQSNQSSQASETSQTHASEEKENKKVEETTTSSTTKEQNASSVPVPEQKNTLADEVIQHATDAVNNLFDGNGAKVGNTKAQIDAAKQQVESLPDSDQKTALLEKVNQAQKAYDTLMQKWQVANETMDKHFIDGDIGNPKGSFTTEEMIDLAEKLGELPYINIPFLEGYTTNELHEKYDQLIAVSNATPVVDRLFFNGKPSTNNTQNDINTALNLVHRLVDGPYKDRLLAKVQEAQKAYNDAHIIVLPKGNK, from the coding sequence TTGAAAAAGGGGAACTTGAAAAAGAATTTAGTGTCGTTTTCAACTACGAGTGCATTAGTATTATCTAGTTTATCTGGAGTAGTGACACCAATGGTCCATGCAGATCAAAATGGGGCGGGAGAAGGCATCACTATTACTACTTCGGAAAAAAATGAGAAAAAAGAAGAAGCAAATCAATCAAATCAATCAAGTCAGGCGAGTGAAACAAGTCAAACACACGCTTCAGAAGAAAAAGAAAATAAAAAAGTAGAAGAAACAACAACATCTTCCACTACAAAAGAACAGAACGCATCAAGTGTGCCAGTACCGGAACAGAAGAATACACTTGCAGATGAAGTGATTCAACATGCTACTGATGCAGTCAATAATCTATTTGATGGAAATGGAGCAAAAGTAGGCAATACTAAAGCTCAAATTGATGCGGCGAAACAACAAGTCGAAAGCTTACCAGATAGTGATCAAAAAACAGCGTTATTGGAAAAAGTCAATCAAGCACAAAAAGCATACGATACATTGATGCAAAAATGGCAAGTTGCGAATGAGACGATGGATAAACACTTTATTGATGGAGATATCGGTAATCCTAAAGGTAGTTTTACAACAGAAGAAATGATCGATCTTGCAGAAAAACTAGGTGAACTTCCTTATATAAACATTCCATTTTTAGAAGGCTATACGACCAATGAATTGCATGAAAAATACGATCAGTTAATTGCTGTATCAAACGCAACGCCAGTGGTGGATCGTCTGTTTTTTAATGGTAAACCAAGTACAAACAATACTCAAAATGATATTAATACTGCATTGAATCTTGTCCACCGTCTTGTGGATGGACCTTATAAAGACAGACTATTAGCGAAAGTACAAGAAGCACAAAAAGCTTATAATGATGCGCACATTATTGTACTTCCTAAAGGAAATAAATAG